AGGGCATGCTCTACTTCGACAAGGGCGCCCAGCTCGAGGTTGATCTTCGGCTCGAGACGCTTGTCGACGGCATCCTCGCGAGCGCCGATGTGCGCGGCACCCTCACCGGCAATTGCAGCCGGTGCCTGAAGCCGCTCGAAGAGGCGTGGTCGGGCCACGTCGCCGAGATGTTCGGCTATCAGGCCGACGAGTCGCTCGAGTATGCACTCGACGGCGACGTGATCAACCTTGAGGGGCCGATCCGCGACGCGGTCGTGCTCGACCTGCCGTTCCAGCCGCTCTGCGAGCCCGATTGCCTCGGGCTCGACCCGCAGACCGGCGAGAAGCTCACCGAGCCGCTGCCGGAGGTCGAAGACGCCGTCGACCCGCGCTGGGCGCAGCTCGAGCAGCTGCTTCAGTCGGGCGAGGCAGCGGCCGACAGCGACGAGTCGAACGACTCGACCGAGTCGAACAAGTAGGCCATTCGACGGCGCGGGGGTCGCGTGAGCGACAGTTCTCGCGTAAAGTATCCAGTTGGGTTTAGTTGCCGCATCGGATGCAGGCACTCAGCGCCGGCAAGATTGCCGCAGCGCACTCCCAACACCGCTTCACCCCGCAGCGCATTGTGATTCGCTGCAGGTGGTGTGTAGACATCGCAACTTAGAAGGAAAGCACGCATGGCACTCCCCAAGCGCAAGATGAGCCGCAGCAACACCCGTTCGCGCCGCTCGCAGTGGAAGGCTCAGGCCCCCGCACTCGTCAAGACCGTCGAAAACGGCAAGGTCACCTACAGCCTCCCGCACCGCGCGAAGCTCGTTGAGGACGCCGCGGGCACCCCGCTGCACTACGAGTACAAGGGCCGCAAGGTCGCTGACGCCTAAGCCTGATCGTCTCAGGCAGGCAATTGGCTCGCAAACGTAAGAAGCACGACCCCGAGGTCGCCGACCCAGCTCCGCTGGCACAGGCACTCGGGGTCGACTTCGTTCCCGAACTGCTCGATCTCGCGCTGACGCATTCGTCGTGGGGATACGAACACAATGGCGCGCCCGATAACGAGCGACTCGAGTTCCTCGGCGACTCGGTGCTCGGCATGTCGGTCGCCCAGCTGCTCTACCGCGTGCATCCCGATCTCAGCGAGGGCGAGCTCTCCCCCCGCCACCACGCGCTCGTGTCGACGGTGACGCTTGCCGAGATCGGCCGGCGCGAAGGTATCGGTGAGTACCTCCGCCTCGGGCGCTCGGAGCACCTGACCGGCGGGTGGGACAAGGACTCGATCCTCGCCGACGCCGTCGAGGCGCTCATCGGCGCCGCGTATCTCTCGCTCGGCTACCTCGAGGCCGAGGCCTTCGTTGTGCGGCTGCTCGACCCATATCTCGACCAGGTCGACCGGCTCGGTGCGGCAATGGACCCGAAGACGGCGCTGCAAGAGGTGGTCACCGCGAACAAGGCTGACAACCCGGAGTACGTGGTCGAGGGTACCGGCCCCGACCATGACCGCAGCTACGAGGCGACCGTCACGGTGCAGCGCGGTCGGCAGCAGCTCGTCTCGGCCACCGGCGTGGGCCCGAGCAAAAAGCAGGCCGAGATGGCCGCGGCGCTCGAGGCCTGGTACGAGCTGAGCGGCACCGAGCGGCCGCAGGCCTAGGCGGTCGAGGGTGCCGGAGCTTCCCGAAGTTGAGGTCGTGCGTCGTGGGCTGCAG
The Gulosibacter sediminis genome window above contains:
- a CDS encoding YceD family protein — encoded protein: MAASPYEVNVATIMHKPGSMRELELDVTVPERIGEGMLYFDKGAQLEVDLRLETLVDGILASADVRGTLTGNCSRCLKPLEEAWSGHVAEMFGYQADESLEYALDGDVINLEGPIRDAVVLDLPFQPLCEPDCLGLDPQTGEKLTEPLPEVEDAVDPRWAQLEQLLQSGEAAADSDESNDSTESNK
- the rpmF gene encoding 50S ribosomal protein L32, which encodes MALPKRKMSRSNTRSRRSQWKAQAPALVKTVENGKVTYSLPHRAKLVEDAAGTPLHYEYKGRKVADA
- the rnc gene encoding ribonuclease III; the encoded protein is MARKRKKHDPEVADPAPLAQALGVDFVPELLDLALTHSSWGYEHNGAPDNERLEFLGDSVLGMSVAQLLYRVHPDLSEGELSPRHHALVSTVTLAEIGRREGIGEYLRLGRSEHLTGGWDKDSILADAVEALIGAAYLSLGYLEAEAFVVRLLDPYLDQVDRLGAAMDPKTALQEVVTANKADNPEYVVEGTGPDHDRSYEATVTVQRGRQQLVSATGVGPSKKQAEMAAALEAWYELSGTERPQA